Genomic window (Rathayibacter sp. VKM Ac-2760):
ACGCCGTCGTTCTTCAGCAGCACCGTGCCCTGCTCCGCGAGCGTCCGGGCGACGGCCTTGTGCTCGGCGGTCGAGGCGTCGGCGACGGGAGTCGTGGGCACCGGGTTGTCGAAGAGCCCGCCGCGCACGTAGGCGGCGATGACCCGCTTGGCCGCCGCGTCGATGTGACCCTGCGTGATCTCGCCGGCCGCGAGGGCCGCGTCGAGCAGGGCGGGGGTGTAGAAGCGCGGCCGGTTCAGCTCCTGGTCGAGGCCGGCGACGAGCGAGGCCGCCGTCGAGTGCACCGCGCCGAAGTCGGACACGACGTAGCCGTCGAAGCCGAGGTCGCCCTTGAGGTTCGTGGTCAGCAGCGGGTTCTCGCAGGCGTAGACGCCGTTGATCCGGTTGTAGGAGCACATGACGCTCTCGGGTGAGCTCTTGCTGAGCGCGATCTCGAACGGCAGCTCGTAGACCTGCTTCAGCGTGCGCTCGTCGATGTTCGACGAGCTGGTCTGCCGGTCGAGCTCCTGCTCGTTCCCGACGTAGTGCTTGAGGTCCGAGATCACCGGCTTGGCCGGGTTCCCCTCCTCGAGGCCGTCGACGGTCGCGGCGGTGAGGAGGCCGGTCAGCAGTGGGTCCTCGCCGAAGTACTCGGGAGTGCGGCCCGAGCGCGGGTCGCGACCGCTGGCGAGGCCCGGGCCGAGCACGCCGTTCTTGCCCTTGTCGAAGGCCTCGGCACCCTGCGCCGCGCCCTTCTGCTCGGCGAGCGCGGTGTTCCAGGTCGAGGCGACCGAGATCGGCGCGGGGAAGGCGGTGACGCCCTCGGTGAAGCGGACGCCGTCGGGACCGTCGGTGTAGGTGACGAGCGGGGTGCAGGGCACCTGCACCGGGTACTCGACCCCGGAGAAGACCGTCTGCTGGGGCGCGTTGGCCGGTTGCTCCACCAGCCAGCGGTACTTCTGCTGCGGAGAGCTCGCGGCGAGCAGGGCGTCGGCGCGCTGCTCGGGGGTCTTCGAGGCGTCCATCCACGGGACGCTCGAGCAGTCGACGGCGGCGGCGGCGGGGGCGGTCGCGCCGACGAGCGTCGGGGCGGTCAGGGCGAGGGCGGTGGCGGCGACGAGCGCCCACCTGCCTCTCCGGCGCGGGCTGCGCGGCGCGTTCTCCGGTCGTACGGGCTTCAGTTGCATGTGCTGATCCTCACCATTGAGTCGATCGAAGTCCTGAAGCGCTTCAATCTGTGCACACCCTAAGGAGACGCGCAGGGCGGTGTCAACGGGCGTGGCCGTCCCCGGCCTGCGCGGGCGCGGTAGCGTCGCCGCCATGAGCACCGCACTGATCACCGGAGCGTCCACCGGCATCGGCGCCGCCTTCGGGCGCGCCTTCGCCCGCCGCGGCTTCGACCTCGTCCTCGTCGCCCGCGACCGCGGCCGGCTCGAGGAGGCGGCGGCCGCCTTCCGCGCGCTCGGCGCCCCGTGGGTCGAGGTGCTGCCCGCCGACCTCTCCGACCGCGACGACGTCGAGCGGGTCCGGCTCCGGCTCGTCGACCCCGAGCGTCCCGTGCGGGTGCTCGTCAACAACGCCGGCTTCGGGATCGACGGCAGCTTCGCCGAGCCGGACGTCGCGGCGCAGGACGAGGCGTTCGAGGTGATGGTGCGCTCCGTCTCCGTCCTCTCCGGAGCGGCGGCGCAGGTCATGGTCGGACGTGGGCGCGGCGCGATCCTCACCGTGTCGAGCGTCGCCGGCTTCGTGCACCTCGGTCCCTACTCCGCGATCAAGGCCTGGGCGACCGCCTTCACCCAGTCGCTGGCGGTCGAGCTGCGCGGCAGCGGCGTCCGGGCCGCGGCGCTCTGCCCGGGCTGGGTGCGCACCGAGTTCCACGAGCGGGCCGCGATGGACACCGCCTCGATCCCCTCCTTCCTCTGGCTGGACGCGGACGCGGTGGTCGAGGAGTTCCTGAGGGACGTGGCGCGCGGCTCGGTCGTGTCGATCCCGTCCTGGCGGTTCGGCGTGCCGATCGCGGTGGTGCGGCACCTGCCCGGCTCCCTCGTGCGCCGGCTCTCGGCCGCGGTGAGCGCCCGCCGCTGAGCGTGCCCTCAGGAGGGCGGTCAGGTGCGGATCGGCCGTCCCTTTCCCGGCGCACCCCCACGAACCGTTCCGTACACTTGACGCTCGTGGTTGCCGATCAGATCCATCTCGTGCGGCACGGCGAGGTGTTCAACCCCGACCGGGTCCTCTACGGGCGACTCCCGCACTTCCGCCTCTCCGACCTGGGGCACCGGATGGCGCGCGCGGCCGCCGACGACCTGCTCGAGCGCCGCCGCCCCGTGACCGCCCTCTTCGCCTCGCCGCTCCAGCGCACGCAGGAGTCGGCCCAGCCGATCTCGCAGGCGTTCGAGCTCGAGATCGCGACGGACGAGCGGCTGATCGAGCCGACCAACCGCTTCGAGGGCAAGCGCGTCGCCGCGCGCAACTCCGCGCTGAAGGACCCGCGCAGCTGGCCGCTGCTCCGCAACCCGTTCGAGCCCAGCTGGGGCGAGCCCTACCTCTCCATCTCGGCCCGGATGTACGCGGCGCTCGAGTCCGCCTGGCAGGGCACCGCCTCCGGCGACGCGGCGCTGGTCAGCCACCAGCTGCCGATCTGGACCACCCACCGCGCCATCGCGGGGGAGAAGCTCTTCCACGACCCGCGCAAGCGCCGCTGCGCGCTCTCGAGCATCACCACCTTCGAGCGCCGCGGCGACCGCTTCGTCGAGGTCGGCTACTCCGACCCGGCGGCCGGCCTGCAGGGCCTCGCGACCGACGTCGGAGCGGTCTGATGCGCCGCACCCGCGCGCTCGGCGCCCTCGTGCTCGTCGCGGCCCTCGCCCTCACTGGCTGCACGCGCGACAAGCTCGCCGAGGACTACCGGCAGGGCACCAACAACGGCTTCATCTCCGGCGACGGCACCATCACCGAGATCCCGGCCGACGAGCGCGCCGAGGCGATCGAGTTCACCGGCACCGACGAGGACGGCGCGACGATCGACTCCGCCGACCTCGCCGGCCGCGTCGTCGTCGTCAACTTCTGGTACGCCAGCTGCGCGCCCTGCCGCGCCGAGGCCGCCGACCTCGAGGCCGTCAACACGGAGTTCGAGGGCGAGGACGTCTCCTTCGTCGGCGTGAACGTGCGCGACCAGGCACCGACCGCCGCCGCGTTCTCCGCCAACTACGGCCTCACCTACCCCTCGATCGTCGACACCGACTCCTCGGTGCAGCTCGCCTTCACCGGCACGGTCCCGCCCAACGCGGTCCCCACGACGATCGTGCTCGACAAGGAGGGCCGCGTCGCCTCGCGGATCCTCGGCCAGCTGCAGGAGGCGTCGATCCTCTCGACGCTCGTGAGCGACACGCTCGCGGAGCCGGAGTGACCGGATGAACGAGGTCGTCGTCAGCGGCCAGCTCCTGCTCGCGGTGCCGATCGCGCTGCTGGCCGGGCTCGTCTCGTTCGCCTCGCCGTGCGTGCTCCCGCTCGTTCCCGGCTACCTCGCCTACGTGGGCGGCTTCACCGACGCCGACGAGCGCGCGGCCCGCGGCCGCCGCCGCGTGGTGCTGGGCGTGCTGCTGTTCGTGCTCGGCTTCTCGCTGGTGTTCGTGCTCTACGGGCTCGCCGCCGGGTCGGTCGGCTACTGGATGCGCGCGTACGGCGACGTGATCACCCGCGTCCTCGGGGTGTTCGTGATCGCGATGGGACTCGTCTTCATCGGCCAGTTCTCCTTCCTCCAGCGCACCCTCCGGCCCGGCTTCCGCCCCGCGACCGGGCTGATCGGCGCGCCGCTGCTCGGCATCGTCTTCGGCGTCGGCTGGACGCCGTGCCTCGGCCCCACGCTGACGTCGATCCTCGCCCTGAGCTACGGCGCCGGCTCGCCGTGGCGCGGTGCGCTGCTGGCGCTCGTCTACTGCCTCGGCCTCGGCATCCCCTTCCTCCTGGTGGCCTTCGGCTTCAGCTGGGTCACCAGCACCCTCGCCTTCGTGAAGCGCCACATCCGCGCGATCAACATCGCCGGCGGCATCGCCCTCGTCCTGATCGGAGTCCTGATGGTCACGGGCCTGTGGAACACCCTCGTCTACGGAGCACTCTTCGAGGTGATCGATGGCTTC
Coding sequences:
- a CDS encoding glycoside hydrolase family 3 C-terminal domain-containing protein, producing the protein MQLKPVRPENAPRSPRRRGRWALVAATALALTAPTLVGATAPAAAAVDCSSVPWMDASKTPEQRADALLAASSPQQKYRWLVEQPANAPQQTVFSGVEYPVQVPCTPLVTYTDGPDGVRFTEGVTAFPAPISVASTWNTALAEQKGAAQGAEAFDKGKNGVLGPGLASGRDPRSGRTPEYFGEDPLLTGLLTAATVDGLEEGNPAKPVISDLKHYVGNEQELDRQTSSSNIDERTLKQVYELPFEIALSKSSPESVMCSYNRINGVYACENPLLTTNLKGDLGFDGYVVSDFGAVHSTAASLVAGLDQELNRPRFYTPALLDAALAAGEITQGHIDAAAKRVIAAYVRGGLFDNPVPTTPVADASTAEHKAVARTLAEQGTVLLKNDGVLPLSVEKGATIAVIGATASSTVTDGISAASVCSMAWRFNNAGTLNCEDLVSPETAIRERAAAAGASVVFDAGTDPASAAATAAAADVAIVFGYQRMGEFDDLADLRLAGGGDALIETVAAANPATVVVLNTGSAVEMPWIDDVSGVFEAWYGGEQVGPALAGLLFGDVNPSGKLPMTFPKSLADVPASTPAQYPGVFADSSTERPAGSTEVRQVEFSEGLAVGYKWYESQGIEPLFAFGHGLSYTTFDYAKAKLTPTITFDRKAKFGIKDIGIDISFRVTNTGDRAGTEVAQAYLTLPSSTGEPAQRLVGFERVTLQPGESKTVKVSLSAKDVADLRLLQYWDVKSDSWVAARGTYTVSVGGSVDASRTSTVRIP
- a CDS encoding SDR family NAD(P)-dependent oxidoreductase, with the protein product MSTALITGASTGIGAAFGRAFARRGFDLVLVARDRGRLEEAAAAFRALGAPWVEVLPADLSDRDDVERVRLRLVDPERPVRVLVNNAGFGIDGSFAEPDVAAQDEAFEVMVRSVSVLSGAAAQVMVGRGRGAILTVSSVAGFVHLGPYSAIKAWATAFTQSLAVELRGSGVRAAALCPGWVRTEFHERAAMDTASIPSFLWLDADAVVEEFLRDVARGSVVSIPSWRFGVPIAVVRHLPGSLVRRLSAAVSARR
- a CDS encoding histidine phosphatase family protein: MVADQIHLVRHGEVFNPDRVLYGRLPHFRLSDLGHRMARAAADDLLERRRPVTALFASPLQRTQESAQPISQAFELEIATDERLIEPTNRFEGKRVAARNSALKDPRSWPLLRNPFEPSWGEPYLSISARMYAALESAWQGTASGDAALVSHQLPIWTTHRAIAGEKLFHDPRKRRCALSSITTFERRGDRFVEVGYSDPAAGLQGLATDVGAV
- a CDS encoding TlpA disulfide reductase family protein; the protein is MRRTRALGALVLVAALALTGCTRDKLAEDYRQGTNNGFISGDGTITEIPADERAEAIEFTGTDEDGATIDSADLAGRVVVVNFWYASCAPCRAEAADLEAVNTEFEGEDVSFVGVNVRDQAPTAAAFSANYGLTYPSIVDTDSSVQLAFTGTVPPNAVPTTIVLDKEGRVASRILGQLQEASILSTLVSDTLAEPE
- a CDS encoding cytochrome c biogenesis protein CcdA, giving the protein MNEVVVSGQLLLAVPIALLAGLVSFASPCVLPLVPGYLAYVGGFTDADERAARGRRRVVLGVLLFVLGFSLVFVLYGLAAGSVGYWMRAYGDVITRVLGVFVIAMGLVFIGQFSFLQRTLRPGFRPATGLIGAPLLGIVFGVGWTPCLGPTLTSILALSYGAGSPWRGALLALVYCLGLGIPFLLVAFGFSWVTSTLAFVKRHIRAINIAGGIALVLIGVLMVTGLWNTLVYGALFEVIDGFQPAL